AATCCATGCAGTGTAGCCAGCTGTACAATACGCGTAGtgtcttttaaatttacaaaaatataccGTTCAGATCAAGCATATAATGATGTGCATTACATTTGTATTTCTCCATTagttatcaatattttttcgaGCTTACTTTTGTATTCCGGTAggctaatttttaatttggttctCGTTTATcatgaaatttattaaaagagtGTAATCTGAATAAACTAGTACTGCATAGCAAATATTCATGAGTTAAgcagtttttaagttttagaaaatgttCCCATCTAAATGGATTTgtattgtataaaatataaaataacaactGCATTTTAACTTTGATCGAATAACCATCGAAACACTGCAATTCCAAATTCATTCCTGCTCAACTTTGTCACTCTTTTATCAGTCCAACCGACAATCGTAGTAAGCGCAGAATATACTTCTCTCTCttgcttttctttaaaataagagTTATGATTTATTGATAAAATTGAGAATGCCGGTTGTTAAATTTGGGTGATAATGGTTGGTTGATGAAAAGGATATTCATTTTTTATCGATGAACTCCGCTGATATGCGAATGTTATATTCGTCACCATTTTCACATGGCAACTTATAAATGAATATACAGAATAATACAATGATGAATTTTTGGAGATGGATCACTCATGAAATGTATGTGGTTATACATGTACACATATGTATGCATTCTTGAAAGTGCTAAGCTGAAAGCAATTTTCTGagataaaaataagaataaagctatgatgatttgcagtcagaagtttgattttggcagctatatgatatcgttttccgattttaataaaattaaaagcgtaattctgaattgtcaaattattaataagtcaaaaagaattacaacaaaaaaataatacaaaatagaaaagttacatttttttaaattaatttttttttgttccctagatcgactcttctagtgatgctgatcaagaatatatatactttatagggtcggaaatgttttcttatttgcgttgcaaacttctgacagaaattattataccctctgcaagggtatacaaatacaacaaaattgtaattcTGTTGTACATAGATAGGATAAGATTTCAGAACTacgccttttgttttattcaaatcggaaaacgatatcatatagctgccaaatGAACGATCGAATAACTCGGGTGAAAAttaaacttctgactgaaattattataccctctgcaagggtttaaAAACAACTCTTGACGGGGTAAGAACAAAGTGAAAAAGCttttgatatcaaattttgtgacgattattatttactttaaaaaaattaacttttttatttaattagtttataatTCGGCACGCTGCATTGGAATGTTTAAGTAACAATGCTTCATTTTATTGTGCAGCGTGGTGCGGAATACGAatctaattaaataattcatcggctttaaaaaaatttcctcTTTTCGTAAAATGgatgtttttcattaaatccTTGACCATGGGGTGATAAACTGTATCTTTTGTTGGCAATGCGAAGCTCATTTTgtgaagattttttttaatgaaagtttgttattttaatatatgaatGATGAACTAAACTAAGcgcaaaaataataacacgGCAtgagtttttttattaatgtgtGACTTTATAAAGGTGTCTGACTTTATAAAGTTTTCCAAACACCGTAATTAAAGTTTACTAGATCATTTGATGTGGAATTTCTTTCtttcgaaatatttaaattggcaaTGACTTACTCTGTTGTCTATGGTTGCAGTTAGagcattttgaatttaactcatgtttatgtaaaaaatattgtctTATTCCTGTTAAGGAAGGACATTCCAAAAGCTGTCGCAAAAAACCTCCACTGTATTGCTAAAATGTTAACATTTGTTCTTATCATTAAGGGGtgtgtataatttaaaaacgtttctttattactttgatttttaaacgcaCCTTACATTTATATAACATTGAAAAGCAGAGCTCGCATAACATGCATTAGTATTGGAGTTTTCCATACCACGGATGTTATGTAcgatttcctttttttgcgGAGGCTCAATGTATTATTTGACGTCGTAGTTAGAcacatttttaacttttcttgtTATTAGCAATAATATGCTGTAGGTCTTCTCTAGATTAACTTCTTAACCGATTGTACTCTATTATTGCCCCGTCATttgttttagtaattttttgggttttggttaAGAATGTGTAAGCCCAAAAGAGTGTTTAACCGAGATAACGCAACATGCGTTTGTCCATTTGCAAAAACACTGCCACCAATAGCAACAACTTCTTGGCTTCTATGAATGGTTATTGCATATGCCAAAGATATTGGTTATTGTTTTCGTACAATGaagacattttaatttagctGAAATTTTGATTCAACACGCCCAAATTGATATACCTATTCGACTCTGGtttattatatgtatttatggTTTCTGTTGTAAAATGCAGCGCAGCTTTAGCGTGTGATCGGAGCAATACTATCTAAGTTTATAGGCCTTTGCAACGACTCGGTGGATTGTTGATTTTACTCTGTGTGTCCATTTTGCTTTTAGCGCGTTAATGTAGAGACTTCGAAGAATCCAGATGGGTGTGAATTTTAATGTTGGTATAAGATTATATGTGGATTCCAAAAGTCTGTCTGGGATAGAGGTGAGTCCAGCACCAGCTAAATTACATTTGATTGGATATGTCGGAAAATCGTTAAAGCATCGACGGAAGGCTGTGTGGTATGGTGCGTGGAGCGTCGGTAGGTTTTCGTTTGCGGATAAGTCATATATGTGTAATCCGTAGTCAAGTTTGGATAGTATTAGGGCCCGGGTGATCTTAATCAGTGTGGTGGTATATATGTGGGAAAACTTGGATGAtactttgtttatgttttcttaaGATCaataaagtgttttttaaagttacatttttggtCGAAGGTACtccatatatttgtttgtcttATTACCTAGACTTAGCCCTGGCATAGTGCATTTTTGCTTACTGCATATATGCAATATTAAGCATTTTTCTATTGATAGTTTTGCATATCAATGAGCACTTTAGAGAAGGACTGGGCTAcgttttttgggtctttgatTCGGAACAGCCGCCGACTCATAAAAGTTTTCACTGAAAAATCTTCCGATCGAACCCCCCAAAGTACAAGTTACTTTAGGACCACATGTATGACAACGCGATCAAATTCTTTCTCGAACTCAGTTCCCAGTATAGTTACGTGATTCCTAATCGAGAGAGCATCTGAcacgaaaccatgtatttgcaGTAATGCAACGATTGTGCTTAGTTTTGATTTGAAGTCAACTTGATTTTGGGAGATCATATTTCTGTTTAGATACCAAACTAGTCGGTTATAGGCTTATCTGTCTTGGGAATGGGTATGGTAGCAGCTGATTTTCAGGTGTGGAGGTGGACTCCGATTGATAGGATTtcattgaaatatatttattaatttgagtTTGGCTGCCGGGTGAAGTTGGCAAAACATTGGATGGGAAATTCTGTCTTGTCCCGGAGTCTTACCTTTGACATGGTGAAGTGTGGTTTTGCAATTCAATATGGGTAGTGGGTTGTTCAAGGTACTGAGCAGATAGTCTGATTGGGTGGGGATAGCTCTTTTTTGCTACGAAATCGCTAAAAAATGTTGGTCCTCAGAATACTGTAACCACTAGTTACCGAAGGCGTCTGCTACTTGACGTGGTTTGGTTTTCTAAAAGGTAATTTAAATCTGACCATTTTCGCTTTGCTGTAGATAGCGGGGTTATTTAGAGGTAAAGTCATTCATGGTGTTATTTTTACTTTCCATTGCAAATCCTTTAAATTGAACTACAAGGAAGCTTTTAAGGCTGGACTCGAATCAGTTTAGCCAATgtcatttttcagaaaatttttaaagttgccGCTTGGATGAAAGGCGGGCTGACGATAGGTGATAGTTGTCAGTCGCCGGGTTAACTAGTTAAGATTTGGGCAAGAGTTATGGAATCTTAGGttcaattatgtatttggGTACACTTGTTGTACTTATACTTTCCAAGGTACATGTAAGTTGGTACCTACTTTCAATAAATTTGGTACGAGTTTGGACACCTGCAAGAAGACCCCACGAGGATTGACTCTTCTATGCTTAGTTGGCCAAAGAGATGTACATGGACTTAAATTTGAGCCATTTCTAGGGCAGGCGGTCTAATTCCGACCATTGTTGAAAGGCTGTCCTTACATTCGAACGAGCCGTTTGCAAACCCACTGGCGGGACGCTTTTAGCGCTGACTTAATACATGatctcgacttttcgaccatCTCAGAAAAGATTCTACTTCTCAGTGATGAACTATCGCTGAACACTGTTAAAAATGGCTCATGTCAATGGGAGTAGGGACTGCCAATTGATTTCACCTTGCGTGTGCTGTGATTGGCAATTTGCTtacttgttttgtttgtgctTTGATTAATAACGGTGTGAATGTGACCTATTCATAAGTGTTTCTTGTGTgattttttcataattaattcaattgtttttaaatatgtataaaggGTGCAAAAAGCACAGTGGATGTTAAAGAGAAAATTGCAGCCGAAGCGAAGTGTGGCcgttttttctgaaaaatttaaagcgatAATGGAGAGGAATAGGCCGACCTTGTATGCTGTAAGACGTGTTTTACGGTTTCAAAGTTTACAGGTAAACCTGGTAACCTGGTAAagcaaaaaatcttttaagtgCCAGTAAATTTCGGAAAGCTTCCTTCATTGAAGTCAATCAAGCGACGAAAGACGagggtgttgctgttgtcacCGAATGGGTTTAACAGAACTGCCGTCCTCTATAATTTATAGATGGTTCTCggcttaaaagttttttaatttttaattaatgttggAGCAAAATTTAGATAAGTTGTTACCACACCCAACAACAGTTTTCCGTAACATAACAAACATATATGCATCACATTTTGGCCCAATTAAAGCCGAAATTGAGACATACAAAGTCTTTGGATATGCCATCACCATTGACGTGTTGACTGATAACTTTTTGAGTACGTCTTATTTGTCATGTATAGTCCACTTCATTAAGGAGGGAGTTTCGGTTGATCGTCTTATGGCCATGAAGTCAATGAAAGACACATCCTGCACAGGTTTGTTAACCAATCTATAATTCTACATTTCtaactttttgtattttttgttgccaagGGTTGAACATAGAAAAAAAGATATTGAGAGATTTCGGGTGTGATCTCAACGTGGACAATCCCGCAATTGTAAACGACCGTAAGTCGAATATGATAAAGCCTTTCGCaacttagaaaaaattaattgcaccAACAATCTGCTTAACAATCCCATTGAGAAAGCAATTGGTGCTGTTCCTGCCATGGGCAATATCGTCACTACTTGCAGCAAGATGGTAAAGTACCTTAAAAAGTCAGGATTGAATTCAGTATTAGGAGTCTCTTTAAAATTTCCCACTCGGTGGAATATGGTCTTATATTTGATGATGTCCATTGACAAAATTAGATTGAGATAACTGCAATCAATGTTAACCATTTGGATTCCGTTCTATACATTTTagaagcttttaaaaaacttgaagctaaaaaagggaaaaagggacttcctcccagaagtcacgtttccggcttccgacccggaaacgatacggaataaaacggcagctcgaaactaacgatgcccggcagctcgaaactaacgatgccggctcgaaactaacgatgccctgcattcccacatcccactagaaaatccaagtagttcgttcctctaaaacgacccagaacactacgaacccgacgtactcgaccGACGAAACGCCGACGCCAAGCAGTACACCTGGCCACAGAGCATCatcgacaccaagcagtgtaCCCAGCAACCGCACGACGTCAACAACACCCGGTACACTCAGCCACCACACATCGgcaacgccaagcagttccTCGAACCATTGCGTGGTGCCAGcagcaagcagtgcaacatacggcccttccgtagcgccgaCCCCGCACAtaaagcagtgcgatactcaacaagctgcgatatactcggccttcccgcagcgtcgatatcacCAAGCAGAAccacactcggcccttccgcagcgtcgataccaacaagcagtaccacattcggcccttcagcagaGCCGACACCACGTAGCAAGCAGTATCACGCTCGATATAATTATGgttagaaaacgtagtcttaatcaatcgtacgattaaaatataaccatactctgtagcgttcgatttgtgttattatttggggaaagggaggtaaaccgatcaaaagaggaaataaatttctgtctcgaaccctggccacggcgagctataccgtctcccaaaacagggtcgttacagtggcgcccgagcaaattgaacacaaaaagacagtatcctcaaatagaaacaccaaagatcgttTACCCTCTTCCTCAGCACAACACAATGCCAGAGAAGttaactcgaggctggataaacaatgccaataaagcccaactggaagcctatctaatagaattcgaggtcaaaccagaaacactgtgcgaggacatgcgaagacaaatgtcagatttcataaagaacggcaaccacGGCGAGGAAACTATCAAACGCCTCTTGGAACTGGCTCAGAAACACGCAAGaagcccatcaccagcacctaACGGCTGGGAAAACCAACTGAAAGGCATTAGCAGGACAACCGACACAGAGGAACACATCgaggaaaaacataaatatctgCAAGTGCCGAACCCGACGGAGTTTGTCGAAGGATCTAAGCCCACAAGGAcagaaggaaataaagtgGCCACGATGGGAGTAATACGAAGCTGGGGAGAAGAATACGACGGAACTGGAAACCCGGAAGAGTTCATTAGTAGAACAGAGGAATTAGCAGAGGCATACGGCATAGATCTAGATCATGCAGCAGGAGCAATGGTAATACTTCTCAGAGGCTGTGTCTTGGATTGGTGGCACACCCACCCAAACCCGATGCCGTCATGGAGCACCTTCCGGAAAGAATTCCTAGAGTATTACAGGCCAGCGGATCATGAGGAGAAAGCTATGGAAAGCATCACACATAGACACCAGGGCGAGAACGAGCCAGCGAAAGAATATGCACTAGAACTCAGGAAAATCATGCTATTCACTACACtcacagaacaaaaaaaactggagtggGTGTACAGAAACAGTCGAGTGGAGTTCAAGCGATATGCCAAACGTGGAGAATGCCAAGCCCTAGCAGAATACCTCCGACTAGCCGAGGAATTCGAAGCACTACAACCACATGGGCACATAGCACAGCAGACAACGCAACCAAAACCGGAAACTCGCTTGGGACACCAACCACCAGGAAGTTACTGGAGAACACCAAGAAACCAATGGAGACCCCAAGAAACACAACCAATACTTAATAGAGGCGTCACAACATCTTGGGACATGAGCAATAGATGCTCGCGGTGCAAAGCAGTGGGACACCTAGCACGCGGATGCAATAACCAACCAAGACTGTTTGGCTGGGTATGCGGACAGGATGGAATACGAACAATTCATTGCTGCCGCAGGAATGAAACGACGGGAAACGGAAGACGCCCATGGAGTCAGAGCGGGTACCcagggcacacaccacacccgcaacATCAATAAAGTTCAACGGCCGACGTCTACTAGCACAAGTCATCATAGGCAGCACAAGAATTCGCGGTGCAATTGACACAGGAGCCACACGGATTTTTATCGGCCAAGAACTAGCCAGTAGAATAGCCAGACATGGGAAAAGAAAACAGGTAATTGAAGCCATAAGACTTgcagacggaacaaacagaACGGTCACTGAGGCACTAGAGGTACCAATACAACTCGGGTCACAAACAAACATCGGAGACCTACTGTTGGGAATAGACTTCTTGGAACAATGCAACGCTACACTAGAATGCGGAGGCATCACagcaaaaattaagaaaaagaaGAGGAACCAACGCAGGAGACAAGAAATAAACCCTACAACGACGACAATGACAATACAAGGACACGGAAAAGGAACAGGATATGAAACCAAGCAACCGCAACGGAACAGGCACAGGTCAAGATCCCCACAAAGAACATCCACGGGATCGAAACGGAGCCAACTAGTGGACAAACAGCGACCACAAACGGCATGGGTAAAGCCGAGACGCCTGTCCGACATATATAGGGACCTGGGAGTTGGCCCAGTAGATCTGTCCGAGGAGTCGGAGAAGAATTGGGATGAGGAGTGCGGACGAACAAAAAAACCACTCATCGACGCCCAACACGAGGAGAAGGTGGCGGAAGCCGTAGCCCTCCTGAAGTCCACCTGGCGCCCAGGAAACCGAGGAACCCGGAGGGTGACAACGGGAGAAATCGCAACAAGGATCCGGATCGGGCGAAGCGGCACCGTCAGCGTGACGACCACGGGAGCCACGGCCTTCTAAACGGGGggacgacccaccgtcacaaatatatatataattcaactttctcattaaaacttaaaaaaaacattccaaaacactggccttttattattcaaacgcgcgcccaaagccaacagcacccggtcacatttattcgacgaagttatcgattgccgataatcatcgcccaataaaacCGATCACCCAAAacgggattatcatcatcgtccgatctggtcacactaagcagcgcctatataagcggagacacagccccagactAGAGCTGGAAAATAATCGATGTTTCCCTACATCGATGTTTCGAtgttttcagaaaaaaacatcgatgtatcgatacatcgaattattttaaggtgtttttgaaaaaatgtatttttctccatcacatattattaatttgtaaaaggTCTTGATAAATAATGAGGCTTTATTTGAGATCCATATATTCAGCTTATATTTCTTCTCTTTCcttcaaaaaccaaaataaaaactaaatcacaattcaataaaaattaaaataaaaaacaatatcgaGTTCTACTCAATAgaataagaaaataacttaacttAAGAAATCCagtcatttttgtttaaaaataataacatattgACGTTTTTAGCCTTAAGCGAGCTTCGCTTTTCGCTGATAATAAGCCCGGCCTTACTGAACATCTCTCGCTTTCAGTAGAGGTGGCCGGAACGCagaagtatttaaaaacgCATGTTTTGAAACCGTTGTCATTTGATATCtgttaaaagaagaaatgggATTTTAAGTTGGTTACCATCTAAattgttatctttttttaCCTTCCAATAATCCAAAGGGTTTTGTGCAGGCTCCAAATTAGtaccatttaaatattgtttcaaaGCTAATATGGAATCCACGCGACCGGTTTGGattttttgaatattgtttgtttgtaagAAACTGAATAGTGTGTTAGACTCTGTTGTGGATTCTGGTGTTGGCGGGCTTGATGTGGAAGCTTTTGATTGAGCATTGATGCGCGACAGTTCATCCTCTAATGATTTAACTCCTTGGGAGGAATTAAATGGATTCCAAAATCCCTCCTTTTTAAAGCGAGGGTCTAAAATCGTGGTCATTCTTGTTACCGTACGATTTTCATAGGGGACCAATCTTGTATTGACCCCTTGAAGTATGTCATCACAGACATCTCGACCCACCTTAGTctggagtttggtttttgtggagtttaaattgtgtaaaattCCACAAATAACCGGAATCACTGAAGACACTGTGACATAAGTACTGGCGGATGTGTGCACCGTTGCGTGCTCAAACGGTGACAGTATTTCCTTAAAGCATCGAATATGTCTTATTTGCAGTATCTCACATGCTTTTATCATGTTTTTGGCGTTATCTGTGACCATAGCGGTGACCTTTCCTAAAAGGCTCCATTCCTCGAGTACTGTGCGTATTGAGTTTGCAATACTCTCGGAAGAATGGCTCCTTTCGTCGAGGAGCTTTTCTGTGGACAAAACAGCGTTGCGTAATTCGAAATCCGCTGTTATAAAATGGCACGTCACAGTAACGTAGCACTCGTTGGACCTTGACGTCCAGCAATCTGAAGTGATTGCACAGTGCTTGACGTCTTGTAAAAAGGCGTACAACCTGGCCTTCTTTTCTTCGAATGCATTTGCCATCGAAACATTTCTTAAGGTCGTACGTGAAGGCAATTCATACCTTGGATCGAGGAGGTTTACAAAATTGCGGAAGCCTTTATTTTCCACCACTGTGAAAGGGCGCAAGTCTGATGTAATATAATAGAACAAGGCACTGTCCAATTGTTGTTTTCGGTTCGACGACTTTTCGTACTTTTTCTCCATAAATGAAAGGACTGACGGCTGTTGTACTCTTGGCAATTCACTAATTGTTAAATTAGGATGAATGTTTTTCAAGTGGCAAGACAAGTTTGTCGTATTGCCACTTGTTTGGTACGTTTTGCCACATTTAATACATTTGGCTGTCCTGCCATCAGCCgatttgttaaaaaagttCCACACAGAAGACTTCCCATATTTTTTCCGCTTACTTGGGACCGTACTGTCGCTTTCTTCCTCTTGACAGGCAACTATATTGGACAAAAGTTACATTACAAATCATATGATTGTAAATAATAGCTCTAATTACCATTGTTATTCTGCTCTTTCAAAGCCTTCTCCATTTCTGAGCGCCGCCAACACCAACACACTTTCGGAATCAGACTGTaatctataatttatttacttaagttTCTTACAAAAAACGTGCTCAGCTTACCAAGATTTTTTCCTGCCAAGTAGTGATGGGTAAAGAGGAAACATCGAACATCGATGTTTTGAAACCTCGATGTTCCCgattttcgaaaaacttcgATGTATCGATACATCGCCGATGTTTTTTCCAGCTCTaccccagaccagtcacttgcgttccgacgactctCGCGGAAACAACCAACAGGAGGAATACCCGGTTAAGTCTTCTGGtagttagtcttggtagtggtggtggatccgtaagcGTTCAGTTTGaaattcggctctacgacctgg
Above is a genomic segment from Drosophila gunungcola strain Sukarami unplaced genomic scaffold, Dgunungcola_SK_2 000168F, whole genome shotgun sequence containing:
- the LOC128265871 gene encoding zinc finger BED domain-containing protein 4-like, whose protein sequence is MEKALKEQNNNVACQEEESDSTVPSKRKKYGKSSVWNFFNKSADGRTAKCIKCGKTYQTSGNTTNLSCHLKNIHPNLTISELPRVQQPSVLSFMEKKYEKSSNRKQQLDSALFYYITSDLRPFTVVENKGFRNFVNLLDPRYELPSRTTLRNVSMANAFEEKKARLYAFLQDVKHCAITSDCWTSRSNECYVTVTCHFITADFELRNAVLSTEKLLDERSHSSESIANSIRTVLEEWSLLGKVTAMVTDNAKNMIKACEILQIRHIRCFKEILSPFEHATVHTSASTYVTVSSVIPVICGILHNLNSTKTKLQTKVGRDVCDDILQGVNTRLVPYENRTVTRMTTILDPRFKKEGFWNPFNSSQGVKSLEDELSRINAQSKASTSSPPTPESTTESNTLFSFLQTNNIQKIQTGRVDSILALKQYLNGTNLEPAQNPLDYWKISNDNGFKTCVFKYFCVPATSTESERCSVRPGLLSAKSEARLRLKTSICYYF